The Primulina eburnea isolate SZY01 chromosome 12, ASM2296580v1, whole genome shotgun sequence genome includes the window cttTAATTTATACAATGACATCAAATTAATAGAAAATCACTCTCATAATGTTTTAAAAAGTAAAATATTTACAGTGTGTTTGGCAGCCAGGATTTCGTGggatttggaattggatttgAAAATTCAAGTATTTGAAATTCCATTTTGTGTTtggtttaatatttaaaaatggtATTTACAAATCCATTTCCTGGTTACCAAATACACTGTTATGAAACCATGACATTAATAAGGCGCCTtctctttatttgaaaaaaatattgaaaaatttataaatttttgaataatatgagttagtatttaatttgagagtgaTTTATGCTTTTTGTTGCTCGTGtatacttcaattttttttattgtactaaataaattatttttgaacttTGAGTTACCATTTTTTTATGGAGGTAGTTTGTGTcatgaattttttaaattcgTTTTGTTTAGTATTGTTGGCGacaattgatttttctgatattctATTATTTGTCTTgttgtttatatgaaaatatatatgagAGTATACTAATCAAAGCCACATATTTTGGGTCTTATGTTCTACGAAGAGGATAATATATGATTTCtgtgaattaattaatttattggttcTTCATACATGTAGTTAAGAaatgaataaaattttgaacaaaaaatttatGACAAACACAATAGATGAAAGAaacatgttaaaaaaataatgttgCGTATCACTATATCCTTTtttctgtatgatataattcaaacacatttttttagatatttgaaattatgtCTAACTAAGTgacatgaaacatatacatatatattttaaggTGTATTTAAAGCAAAATATTAAGATCAAGAGtgattcatatttaaatttcaactcagcacaatgaagaagaaatttgaaaattgtatGTGTAAACCTTTAAGGGTTATATAGTGATTATGTTGCTACTTCATGGTTTGCAACATATTCATGCCatataaaatatcaatatttctcaaagaataaacaaaaagaaaaaattcttcattcagaaaaagaaatacaTGAAAAAAATGTGTATAATTCCCATTCTATTTTAAtggtatgagaacaattctaaaGCTTTGTGGACACAATAGATCAATTTTGTGCATTTTTAGTAAATTGGGACATTGAGCCGGTTGCACTTTATTTCTTCCAATATTATCTCGATAGATTTCGAGGTGACTAAGAGGTTGTTTTTGTCTATTATTTTAGTTAAAGTGGCtaacaaactaattcatgagATATATGATGGTAACATAGAGAACTACTCGCCAAATAAATTCACTTAGCTGAATAGTAAAATTCAAATTGAATTAtacaatatttcatcaaattaattttgtcTATTATATGATGCTCATGAAATTTAAACAATTGTATTATTAGATGAGATATTAAATAAGACAAAtactttgatatatatatttgaatgatatctcATATACATATCTTAATTACGTTATTCGTGTCCTTCtcaagaattttaaaatataattaattttgtatGTCGTTCCAcaatgttgaggatcgaagttgagtttagagggggggtgaataaactctactcttTTTTCGTATGTATGAagtactagaatcctgttaaggatagtagttgatcttgtgagaatattttcacctgattacagtagaatgtgcggaaataatctgatgaagtggttgaaaaacaataaggcagtagacagcagttgtttatggaagttcgaagatgaactcttctacgtctccccttcttctgtttccagaaggtataactaaaagactttggatattacagtacaacacttgtacacacccacttcagaagggcttatacctcagcctactgaaactcttagtttctcaacttacAAAAATATGGatcacaaagttctgaaaagactcttttcagattacagactcttctgataaaatattggtgcagtaaagattttgaagagtgtaagaattagtagcacaagatgatctttaacAAGGTCAGATATATGCtttgaagcgtgtgctacttttctttttgTTGAACTTGACAACGCTCAaggatgaatgatatttttctgataagagagtagcttcgttccttgaaaaatgatattatgcgaagtgtcgtgtcgaacaaggatttgatccaagtatatataatcgactgagttcaacgatCATAaacagagaagtcttcagataactgatataatcagctttattaccgaaataggttcctgcagaaaagctataaaacaatcagtcttgttttataattaatttggtAATaagcattaaatgactccgtatagtatttaatgctgcaattaatgctGGTACTAGGAacactttaacggtaacaattaaggtagcaacgttacaaagtgttctctactggtttgtatagtTACCCTTCTTTCTattggtttagttttactagagcagcagctactAATAAATTGTCTAGTTGTTCtgatctgctggtctactggttttagttaccatcgccacaataaaatttatATCTAACACACAATatatgttgggtgcaataattgtccctgcttggtagagcgattgaATCGTAGTGTTTGAGCTGCTatgtggtttaaaagatttgagttgcaccattatcaCCAGTTATAGATTTTGGTAAAGCGTTtgcaattggtatcagagcaaaggtcacGGGTtagattcccattgattgcaaggagtgtaattattgggagggagattgttgggtgcaataattgccCTTACTTGGTAGGGCGATCAaaccatggtgcttgagctgatgtgcggtttaaaagatttgagttgcaccattactactagctatagcttttggtaaaacggcaagCGCTCCGTCctacaatatataaaatattataaaacaaaatgtAAACCCGATAgaataaaatttgttttgtttatgatattgaaactatatcatccccatgatatgatgcatgcaatCATTGTTTCAAATCTTCTAAAAAATGACGAACGAAATGACTTTCCTGAATTGCGATAAATTAGACGATGACACAGTTCTAAGATACAGTCATTTGAAAGATTTTCAAGTTTTTCTCACACTGATTGAGAAATAattgtttaaaatttattaaacttaTAGTTATATGCTGATAATATtgatactaaatatataaaaatgatattacaAATATCACGATGTTTGAAGAAATTACAGCACCATTCACATTGGTTATGTTGTTAaagaatatatatatgttatacaTACTTTTAGTCACAAATAAAAACCAATCACGACTAAAaacaacatttattcttatgagttatagttgatgattgtcaaaaactgaaaaatcattcaacaataaaataaatatttgaaaaataagaTTACTGGATAAAAACAATGTAGAAAACCAAAAAAAGTCATGATAGGGAAGTAAACTACGAGCATGTCATATCCCAGATGAGGATTTTAAATAGCATGATAGATGTTAAATACGATCTATATATACTTGCTGAGTATATCAAAATGattatatgtatattataaCAAACCACGATAAAGAGTTTTTAAGTTatcaaaatcaaccaagaagTATATTGAAAAGTGTTTCACGTTGATAAGATAACTTCTCCGATTCATATACCGTCTATGGtaatgattttttaattttgtggTTTGATTTGTTTCAATTAATAAATGTTATTATTcatattttaattcatttaaatattttcaaaattttgtacTTATATTTCCAGCAATTAAGTTGCTGACGTGCAATACACGTACATTtttctagtatatatatatatatatatatatatatatataattttgataataatttgaagaatagtaataataatatttcaaaataaaatattaaaagtaataatttaaaatccaTAATCGAATCTTTCAACAAATCAAATTCATCAATTTAACCGCAACTTTATATTCAACAAAAAGATGATCGTTAACAGCTTGAAAGTTATAATGTGCCAAAGCATCTGATATATTTAATTAGCCTCttaaatttcttatttcaaaatacTAATTAACTAGACATCAATGGCAAACTATACATTCAACAAAAAGTGAATTTGACTCGTACCAAAGTAATTTAAAGCATCAACCTCAAATATTCTAAGCAATTTTCAGAATTTTTACAAATACAAAACctgattttaagttatttttataaTGATTTTTCCTTAATATTTGATGAGGCAAAAAATTATCCCGGAATACTAATTAAGTCGAAAGTTTGGGCAAAAAAAGGTTCAAATCACACCAAATGAATCTCTCTCGATCATAAGCTAAATTTGGTAATAATAGGACCCCCAAGACTTTCCAACTCCTTTCTTTTATCTTCAAGCACAGATCTTTCTGCATCGTTGTGCTCATCCAACCACTCCATAGCAGATTCGATCTCGTTTTCTGTTTTCTTGGCATCGGTGAGCTTTCTTGTCACAGCTCTAGCTTTGTAAACATAATCTTTCAAAGAATTCTTTGACTCAAATCTCTTTTTATGCTCCTCATCCTCCAACTTAAATCTCTTGGCTTCTTCCAACATCCTCACAATCTCATCTTGAGACAACATGCCTTGAACATTGCTGATGGTGATCCCATTTGTATTACCAGTTGCTTCATCTTCAGCCGTCACAGTTAAGATTCCATTAACATCAATATCAAAGTACACCTTCATTTTAGCCACGCCCTTCCGAGCAGGAGAAATGCCAGACAAAACAAATTGACCCAACAAAATGTTGTCCCCTGTTCTAGGCCTTTCACCCTCGTACACTGAGAACCGCGCGGTAGTTTGGTTATCAAAACGAGTGGTCCACCCCCATTTTTCCTTCCTCGTAGGAATTGTTGTATTCCTAGGAACTACTACACCCATCTCACCATCATTTGTCTGTATACCAAGAGAGAGTGGGGTGACATTCTGCAACACCAGGTCTCGAATATCAAAAGTACCCTGGCCAGTCAAAATTGCCGCTTGAATTGCTGCACCAAAGGCTACAGCTTCGTCGGGGTGAATGCTTTTGCACAGCTCCTTACCATCAAAGAAATCTTGAAGTAATTGTTGAACCTTCGGAATTCTAGTGGATCCACCAACAAGCACCACATCGTGGATGCTTTTCTTGTCCATCTCCGCATCCTTCAAACACTTCTCAACGTGGCCAATGCATTCTTCAAACAAGTCCATGTTGAGCTCCTCAAATTTGGCGCGTGTTATTTTAGAGTTAAAATCGATTCCGTCATACAGACAATCAATCCCAATATGTGTATGTACCATAGAAGACAATTCCCTCTTTGCTCTCTCGCAAGCCGTCTTCAGCCTTCTCAATGCTCGGGGATTGCTTATGTCTCTTTTGTGCTTCCTTTTGAACTCTTGAACAAAATAGTTCAACATTCTATTGTCAAAATCCTCCCCTCCAAGGTGAGTGTTGCCAGCAGTTGACTTAACCTTAAAGGTGCTCTTCACCATTGTGAGAAGAGAAACATCAAAAGTGCTGCCACCGAGGTCGAAAATAAGCACATTCTTTTCATGGGAGCTATTATACATTTTTTCAAGACCATAGGCAATGGCGGCAGCAGTTGGTTCAACAAGGATTCGCAAGAGGTTGAGCCCAGAAATGACACCGGCATCTTTGGTTGCGCGCCTCTGGGAATCATTGAAGTATGCAGGTACGGTTATAACAGCATTTTTAACAGTAGATCCAAGAAAATCTTCTGCAGTCTCCTTCATCTTGGTCAGTACCATTgaagaaatttcttcagcaGCATATTGCTTCTCTTCACCTTTGTAGGTAACCATAATCACTGGCTTATCATTTTCACCACAAATAACCTTGAATGGCCAAAGCATCACATCTTTCTGGACCAATGGGTCACTGAATCTCCTACCGATCAATCTTTTAGCATCTATAAAGTAAGTCATATTCATAGAAGCATTATACAATGAGAGACCCTATTAATGAATAAGACTTGTCTTCCAAATACATCAGATTACAGCATGGAACTGAACAAAAGCATCATTCGGGCATATCCTTGGCTTATATATGAAGTTATGAAAGTTTATAAAATCACATCAGCTCAAAGTGAAAACAGAACCAGAGTTTTTTCTACATAAACATAGGGAAGAACATAGAACATTAGAATCCAAACGCATCATCTAGATGCAACAAACAAAGATGGGTGAATGAAGAAACTGGTTATCATGTTTAATTTCTCACCAAAAACAGTGTTAGTGGGGTTCATGGCGACTAAGTTCTTGGCAGCATCGCCGATGAGACGTTCGGTTTCACTGAAAGCTACATAAGAAGGTGTGATCCGGTTGCCTTGATCATTGGATATGATCTCCACGCGATCCCGTTTCCACACCGCCACGCATGAATAAGTGGTGCCCAAATCGATTCCAATCGCCGgtccttcatcatttccagccaTTGTCTAGCTCTATTAAGAGGACACTAGAGTGGTAAGTTTAACAATCCATATATAATGAATATTGAGACAAGTGTACTACAATAAATGattattgaataattaattttattaaattttttttgatattttttatagagtgaatctcatgtgagaccgtctcacggatcataatctgtgagacgggtcaaaaatacccatattcacaataaaaaatagtactcttagcataaaaagtaatacttttttataagtgacccaaataagagatccgtctcacaaataatacccgtgagaccgtctcacataagtttttgccttttttaTAAAGACTTTTTATCTtcttttgaaaaaattcaaatttgaattgaaaacataaactttaattattacttatattgattatattaatttatttattagttcaaatttgaatttaatttatttttatatcaatttaaatgtattttatgaattatatatttttattttttttattcaaattaaaaattaactctattaaaaacataaattatttttaaaatttttgtatttatATCAAGTCATTTAATATGAGATATGATTTTGTGTTTCTATAATATATTtagttattattataaattgtaTAAATATTTTAGTATGATTTATGCATCACATTCAGACAATCAATTTTCAAtaagaataaaaattaaaaaatgagCACAATGTTATACAACAAATGTGAggtaaatcattaaaaaaataaatctggTCTTTAAACTCTGATTAGTTCGTTGATATGATCTACATGCATATAGAAACAATAAAGATTCAagtttaaaatgtatttttcattatcaagaaattattattttttcccgtgcattttatttttttgatcgaggtgtattatttattttttttgttttatatgattcacacacacatatatataaacagAGTTTTTGATTTTCCGCCAAAAAGTAATATGCTAAAAaagaattttttataattattaattcaTTCATCTACCttattaatatttaaacaaataaaaaataaataagtaaTAAATGTGAattctttttaatttattttttaaaattcaaatataaattttgtaatgcccggaaatttaatcttaataatctgtaattattgaattataattgatatgattatgaaaggattaatcgggacacgcaatacaagtacgtgtgaaaagtgtgtgtgtaGGTGTGAGGAGCcccacgcacatgcgcgaaccaatgcgcacatatgcgcgcagCAGGCAGtgggcttcgcgcatatgcgcgggtgaatgcgcgcatatgcacgaatgAGGCAGTAGGGTGCCTCGAGATGCATTtgcctcacgcatatgcgccgatagggtgcgcgcatatgcgcgaggtgaggTGCAGCTCACGCGCAGAGACaagggtctcgcgcatatgcgcgagcaaggtacgcgcatatgcgcgagaggattTGCGCGGAATTTCGAGGAGACACGTAGCATctcatgcatgatatatatatagaacaaAGCGTAACTCTCCTTCAGTATTCAGAGAGAAGAAGTGAATTGAGGGGAAAGTTAGCTTCGTACGATTCAAAATTCTACCGTGCAATATCCGTCTGTCCAAatcgtaatccgacttcggtaccgtgttcctatcaacgtaggctacaacttgacgtaagttttgctacgttttgacatgctttgaaagtATGCTATTGTCAAatttgaataggattcatatatgatcttgatatgttagacgtcatagaatcgaagtcagattaagaaacggatcgattatggaattgttgtgaATTTCTGGGGTATAtggatttataccggacagattcgGATTATGGACTGATTATagaatgtattggatatgggttatggattgtaactattatctggtgatgttgtattgacgggaatactgagtttgtaccgttatactgttgattttgaattaaatccagatggatcagattgttattgatttgaatagcatattgatatgagattattggtattgtcattgccagacagattgtgagttcaggacttcgactgagccagaaaccgacgaaagaaaggtataagtcaatgtggtattgggagatggacttgagtcggtttagacttgggtttccctaaatcacatactttactttattgcattgatatttgcattgattgattgatatacttgttttcttgagttatagattacaggtattagaagagtaatcttatgacagaagtgccgttagtggtaggatcaccacgggcacattgcacgatgtcataagatggtgtattggcggttgtgccaaagactgtcactggatgtttggctatcgatgtggataggatggtggctttttctattactgttaatcagtattgtatcgatgtggatagattagtagctcttctattactgttaatcgatgtggatagaattagagttgcttctattactgttaatcggtactatattgatgtggatagaataatagcttcctctattactggtaatcgataccatatcgatgtgaatagaactagagtcttttctattattgTTGATCGGTACCATATCGGcatggatagaactggagtcttttctattactgctagtcgatatacgcatgccaacttctggaatcgggatccctagactaggattgagtctagtctgaatgatgtagctacgagtattgtcgacagtttgatattgattatgtttcagactttgttacatatatctattacctgattacatgctttatattgtttatatgattgcatgtttcgttgatttatactgggagtatattctcaccggtttatccggctgttgtcttgtctgtatgtgtacatgacaacaggtgggacaggatcagggtccaggagatgaggagagttcgtgattagagtggtggcaccggacttggactagagatagggttgaacacttgatagtagttgtcaaaccctagtttgaataaatgtttgtgatacaggacttgtattttatatactgatatgtatatatggtttgatttcactacgttccgcatttaaaaaaaaaaaaattttagaccctgtttataattgattaattagtcccaatgatgattaagaactcgattagcgtccgggtccccacaacaggggtatcagagcgatagaccccttagactgagatataagctagtgagcggggtagattgatttctttcctgcttttgattgctagcatgattcctgttttaatatatgctacctgaattatctgatattgatatggtattgtatattattggaatggatcagctgtaagatgatccgaggaggcttgaaacaggattattgttggaattgctaaccctttttgttatcagatatgcctccgagaagaatgccagaacaggggagtagctcaaatcctcccatggatgtgacacctacagcaatggagaaattgctgaaaagatttcagtcattccatccaccgactttgaaaggaacggagaattccgtagaatgtgagagttggttggacgatattgaatcgttgttcgaatctttggaatatactgaggaaaagagggtgaaactgatcggacaccagttgcatgacgttgctaaacactggtggaacacgacaaaacgggctttggaattacgaggtacggccattacctggaatgtgttcaagactgaattttatctacggttctttccagtttcatataggaaggacaagggagccgaatttgcaaacttgagacagggccagttaaacattgaggattatgtggctaagttctctactctgctccgatttgcccctcatgtgactgggagtgatgaggccgttgcagaccagttcataaatggtctaaatcctgaaatctttaccctggtgaacactggaaggccaaacaatttcaccgacGCCCTGAAccgagctaagggagccgaagccggattgataagacagaaagaggcttcgtttgtgccttcagtaccgagttcacagatgcctccaccatttcctcgatttgaaagtggtagtggaagtgggaagaaagacttcctgaaggctaaggggaagaaattcaagaaagctgggagtagctcctctagttcgagtggctctagacagactagtcagggtcatagttatacaggaccatactgtagcacctgtggagggaggcattccacagagcagtgcagaggagtgttcggcaactgtcgcatctgtaaacagcatggacactttgctcgagtgtgtccacagagaggtgcacagggatcacaggcagctgagtcatctggatcagttgcTCAGACAGGGAGACGACCCTCTGCAGTGCATTCCTTTCAGACGGCACAGCCTACCCAGTCTCATCTgaggccaggagggagccagacagcgagccagcctcctagacagcaggctagaGTTTTTgcattgactgaggagcaggcacatgatgcacctgatgacgtggtggcaggtaactgttttatttctggttatcctgcatatgtattgattgatactggtgcatcccatacgtttatttctgaaagatttgcattgatatatgcattgcctgttgaatccttagctactgtagtgtctattacgTCTCCATTAGGGACTGGTTTGATgtcagtgaaatctgttaaatcgtgtatactaCAGTATGATGGATGTAAGATCGAATTAgactgtattgtacttgggatatctgactttgattgtattattggtATTGATACATTAACCAAGTatagagctacagttgattgtttccacaagattgtacgcttcagacctgagatggctgaggagtggaaattttatggtaagggttctcgtgcaagaatccctttgatatctgcaacgaatatgactcgattattgcagagaggagcggatggattcctggtttattcagttgatttactgaaaaagagcccatcattggcggatttgcctgtggtgtgtgaatttgctgatgtattcccggaggagattcctggattgcctccgattcgagagatagacttcagcattgagttgatgccaggaacagttccgatttcgagagctccataccggatggcaccgatcgaattgaaagagttgaaagaacagttggaggatctactggccaagggttacatcagaccgagtgtttctccttggggtgctccagtactgttcgtaaggaagaaagacgggtcgatgagactttgtatcgactacaggcaactgaataaggcgacggtaaagaataaatatccattgcctcgaattgatgatttatttgatcagttgcagggttcatctgtatattccaagattgatttgagatctggataccatcagctgagagtcagggactctgatatctcaaagacagcattcagaaccaggtatggacactatgagtttattgtcatgccttttgggttaacgaatgcaccggcggtatttatgggattgatgaaccgtgttttCTAGAGATATCTGGATGATTTTGTAatcatattcattgacgatatattgatttattcaaagaatatgattgagcatgctgatcatctgaggactgtgttgagaattttgagaacggaaaatttatatgctaaattgtcgaaatgcgagttttggttgaaacaagttgtgtttttgggtcacattatatcgggagacg containing:
- the LOC140808097 gene encoding heat shock cognate 70 kDa protein-like, which produces MAGNDEGPAIGIDLGTTYSCVAVWKRDRVEIISNDQGNRITPSYVAFSETERLIGDAAKNLVAMNPTNTVFDAKRLIGRRFSDPLVQKDVMLWPFKVICGENDKPVIMVTYKGEEKQYAAEEISSMVLTKMKETAEDFLGSTVKNAVITVPAYFNDSQRRATKDAGVISGLNLLRILVEPTAAAIAYGLEKMYNSSHEKNVLIFDLGGSTFDVSLLTMVKSTFKVKSTAGNTHLGGEDFDNRMLNYFVQEFKRKHKRDISNPRALRRLKTACERAKRELSSMVHTHIGIDCLYDGIDFNSKITRAKFEELNMDLFEECIGHVEKCLKDAEMDKKSIHDVVLVGGSTRIPKVQQLLQDFFDGKELCKSIHPDEAVAFGAAIQAAILTGQGTFDIRDLVLQNVTPLSLGIQTNDGEMGVVVPRNTTIPTRKEKWGWTTRFDNQTTARFSVYEGERPRTGDNILLGQFVLSGISPARKGVAKMKVYFDIDVNGILTVTAEDEATGNTNGITISNVQGMLSQDEIVRMLEEAKRFKLEDEEHKKRFESKNSLKDYVYKARAVTRKLTDAKKTENEIESAMEWLDEHNDAERSVLEDKRKELESLGGPIITKFSL